One part of the Herbiconiux aconitum genome encodes these proteins:
- a CDS encoding PadR family transcriptional regulator: protein MRGIHDTTTIHEHHSWQRGPHGHGGRGGRGFGPGGPGGPGFGGFGPGFGPRGPQRASRGDVRSAILSLLSEAPSNGYGLIKAIAQKTGGVWRPSPGSIYPTLQQLVDEELIVSTGDGRRTEFELTDAGKAYVAEHQEELTKAWEATPGQSAADAEFHAAVAKLMGVVQQFRFAATDEQRAQATAKVDEARRALYLILAD, encoded by the coding sequence ATGCGAGGCATTCACGACACCACAACCATTCACGAACACCACAGCTGGCAGCGCGGCCCCCACGGGCACGGCGGCCGCGGCGGCCGGGGCTTCGGTCCCGGTGGCCCCGGAGGCCCCGGATTCGGCGGCTTCGGCCCCGGATTCGGTCCGCGCGGCCCGCAGCGGGCGAGCCGCGGCGACGTGCGCTCCGCCATCCTGTCCCTCCTCTCCGAGGCTCCGTCGAACGGCTACGGCCTGATCAAGGCGATCGCCCAGAAGACCGGGGGAGTGTGGCGCCCGAGCCCCGGCTCGATCTACCCCACCCTCCAGCAGCTCGTCGACGAAGAGCTCATCGTGTCGACCGGAGACGGCCGGCGCACCGAGTTCGAACTGACGGATGCGGGCAAGGCCTACGTGGCCGAGCACCAGGAGGAGCTCACCAAGGCCTGGGAGGCCACGCCCGGCCAGTCCGCCGCCGACGCGGAGTTCCACGCGGCGGTCGCGAAGCTTATGGGAGTGGTGCAGCAGTTCCGCTTCGCCGCCACCGATGAGCAGCGCGCCCAGGCGACCGCCAAGGTCGACGAGGCCCGCCGCGCCCTCTACCTCATCCTGGCCGACTAA
- a CDS encoding Dyp-type peroxidase, whose product MHEDAWDRTTIEPQSVNAPLSTSAIFLTVTIRDGQDAADRVRDIVSDIGGLVRAVGFRDLNGHLSCNVGIGSDAWDRFGHPTRPAQLRPFFELRGPVHTAVATPGDLLFHIRAERTDLAFELERLLLGKLGDAVTVVDEVQGFRYFDSRDLLGFVDGTENPTGSSMAYWSLVGDEDEEFAGGSYVVVQKYLHDLDAWGLLTTEQQEHIIGRTKADNVELDEGPHDRKSHKTLNTIVDANGQEHDILRDNMPFGRPGVGEFGTYFIGYARELWVIEQMLRRMFVGDPVGSYDRILDFSRAVTGSTFFIPSADMLESLGDS is encoded by the coding sequence ATGCACGAGGATGCCTGGGACCGCACCACCATCGAGCCGCAGAGCGTCAACGCTCCCCTGTCGACGTCGGCGATCTTCTTGACCGTCACCATCCGTGACGGGCAGGATGCCGCCGACCGGGTTCGCGACATCGTCTCCGACATCGGCGGGCTGGTGCGCGCCGTCGGCTTCCGCGACCTGAACGGGCACCTCTCGTGCAACGTCGGCATCGGTTCCGACGCGTGGGATCGCTTCGGGCACCCGACCCGCCCGGCCCAGCTGCGCCCCTTCTTCGAGCTGCGCGGGCCGGTGCACACCGCTGTGGCCACCCCCGGAGACCTGCTCTTCCACATCCGCGCCGAGCGCACCGACCTCGCGTTCGAGCTGGAGCGTCTGCTCCTCGGCAAGCTCGGCGACGCCGTGACCGTGGTCGACGAGGTGCAGGGCTTCCGCTACTTCGACTCGCGCGACCTGCTCGGCTTCGTCGACGGCACCGAGAACCCCACGGGCTCGTCGATGGCGTACTGGTCGCTGGTCGGCGACGAAGACGAGGAGTTCGCCGGCGGCAGTTACGTGGTGGTGCAGAAGTACCTGCACGACCTCGACGCCTGGGGGCTGCTCACCACCGAGCAGCAGGAGCACATCATCGGTCGCACCAAGGCCGACAACGTCGAACTCGACGAAGGCCCGCACGACCGCAAATCGCACAAGACCCTCAACACCATCGTCGACGCGAACGGGCAGGAGCACGACATCCTGCGCGACAACATGCCCTTCGGTCGACCCGGCGTCGGCGAGTTCGGCACCTACTTCATCGGCTACGCGCGCGAGCTGTGGGTGATCGAGCAGATGCTGCGACGGATGTTCGTGGGCGACCCGGTGGGCTCCTACGACCGCATCCTCGACTTCTCGCGCGCCGTGACCGGGTCGACCTTCTTCATCCCGTCGGCCGACATGCTGGAATCGCTCGGCGACTCCTGA
- a CDS encoding NtaA/DmoA family FMN-dependent monooxygenase (This protein belongs to a clade of FMN-dependent monooxygenases, within a broader family of flavin-dependent oxidoreductases, the luciferase-like monooxygenase (LMM) family, some of whose members use coenzyme F420 rather than FMN.): protein MNPLILGIFQYIGPNGTVGSAWQHPRDTSADFTKLSHWTALAKKFEDARFDFLFLADSYGFPALDGELLPAAVREGRGIPHGDPMPLISAVAAVTENLGFIVTTSTTVEPPAANARRFATLDHFTDGRIGWNIVTGSSGATAAALMGKELIAHDLRYDMADDYLDVNLTLWEGSWQDDALVRDKASGVYADPEKVHIVHHEGPYFRTDGILNLPPSPQRTPLLVQAGASGRGRDFAGRNAEAVFVGGGEPETVARTIAGVRASAVAAGRPADAIKIVVGALFITAPTSEEAWAKHAEMLAMSTPEGAAAIYAGNTGVDLLALDPDKPIAQSRTELGQSNLERYLGRDGKPAPLVRDILENFRRTGINGSVFVGSPTEVVDQVEEFVRQTGADGFLIQPHLTPETYDDFIELLLPELRRRGLARSEYEGATLRERLFPDGTAHLPKTHRGHAFRAGRA, encoded by the coding sequence ATGAACCCCCTCATTCTCGGGATCTTCCAGTACATCGGTCCGAACGGCACAGTCGGCTCCGCGTGGCAGCACCCGCGCGACACCTCTGCCGACTTCACGAAACTCTCGCACTGGACCGCGCTGGCGAAGAAGTTCGAGGACGCGCGGTTCGACTTCCTCTTCCTCGCCGACAGCTACGGCTTCCCGGCCCTCGACGGCGAACTGCTGCCGGCGGCGGTGCGCGAGGGGCGCGGCATCCCGCACGGCGACCCGATGCCGCTCATCTCGGCGGTCGCGGCCGTCACCGAGAATCTCGGCTTCATCGTGACCACCTCGACCACGGTCGAACCTCCCGCGGCCAACGCGCGCCGCTTCGCCACCCTCGACCACTTCACCGATGGCCGGATCGGCTGGAACATCGTGACCGGCTCGTCGGGAGCCACCGCCGCAGCCCTGATGGGCAAGGAGCTGATCGCACACGACCTCCGCTACGACATGGCCGACGACTACCTCGACGTGAACCTCACCCTCTGGGAGGGCTCCTGGCAAGACGACGCCCTGGTGCGTGACAAGGCGAGCGGTGTCTACGCCGACCCCGAGAAGGTGCACATCGTGCATCATGAGGGGCCGTACTTCCGCACCGACGGCATCCTGAACCTGCCGCCCTCGCCGCAGCGCACCCCGCTGCTCGTGCAGGCCGGCGCCTCCGGGCGCGGGCGCGATTTCGCGGGGCGCAATGCCGAAGCGGTGTTCGTGGGAGGTGGCGAGCCCGAGACGGTGGCGCGCACCATCGCGGGCGTTCGAGCGAGTGCGGTCGCCGCCGGACGACCTGCCGACGCCATCAAGATCGTGGTCGGCGCCCTGTTCATCACGGCGCCGACGAGCGAGGAGGCCTGGGCGAAGCACGCCGAGATGCTCGCGATGTCGACCCCGGAGGGTGCCGCGGCGATCTACGCCGGCAACACGGGGGTCGATCTGCTGGCGCTCGATCCCGACAAACCGATCGCCCAGTCGCGCACCGAGCTGGGGCAGTCGAACCTCGAGCGCTACCTCGGGCGCGACGGCAAGCCGGCACCACTGGTGCGCGACATCCTGGAGAACTTCCGGCGCACGGGCATCAACGGCAGCGTGTTCGTGGGCAGCCCGACGGAGGTGGTCGACCAGGTCGAGGAGTTCGTGCGGCAGACCGGGGCCGACGGATTCCTCATCCAGCCGCACCTGACTCCCGAGACCTATGACGACTTCATCGAGCTGCTGCTGCCCGAGCTCCGCCGCCGGGGCCTGGCTCGGAGCGAATACGAGGGCGCGACCCTACGGGAGCGGCTGTTCCCCGACGGCACCGCTCACCTGCCGAAGACGCACCGCGGACACGCCTTCCGAGCCGGCCGCGCCTGA
- a CDS encoding helix-turn-helix domain-containing protein, giving the protein MVVKSGGAGAGRSTGPLDEEAVAMGGRIRSLRRERALTLVQLAGLVGMSQPFLSLVERGHARLSLASMARLSAALGVPSGALLATPPSERLTGGGVDVVHAKERPAAGHRAVWQLAQLPRGLFGIEMVGVEREYTEFATHEEDEFLYLLGGTLQVGLLDGTGHTLRPGDSLAIEAGVAHGWRAIGPRGFRVVIVTSGVPSH; this is encoded by the coding sequence GTGGTCGTGAAATCCGGCGGGGCGGGCGCGGGGCGATCGACGGGCCCGCTCGACGAGGAGGCTGTGGCAATGGGTGGGCGCATCCGGAGTCTGCGGCGGGAGCGCGCGCTGACATTGGTGCAGTTGGCCGGGCTCGTGGGGATGTCGCAGCCGTTCCTCAGCCTGGTCGAGCGGGGTCACGCGCGGCTCAGCCTCGCCTCGATGGCTCGGCTCTCGGCAGCGTTGGGCGTGCCCTCGGGCGCCCTGCTCGCCACACCGCCCTCGGAACGGCTCACGGGCGGCGGCGTCGACGTGGTGCACGCGAAGGAGCGGCCGGCGGCGGGGCATCGGGCTGTCTGGCAGCTGGCACAGCTGCCGCGCGGCCTCTTCGGCATCGAGATGGTGGGCGTCGAACGCGAGTACACCGAGTTCGCGACGCACGAGGAAGACGAGTTCCTCTACCTCCTGGGCGGCACGCTCCAGGTCGGTCTCCTCGACGGCACGGGGCACACCCTGCGCCCGGGCGACTCGCTCGCGATCGAGGCCGGTGTCGCACATGGGTGGCGCGCCATCGGGCCGCGCGGCTTCCGCGTCGTCATCGTGACCTCGGGCGTGCCCTCGCACTGA
- a CDS encoding ROK family transcriptional regulator produces MSGVFGGPSAASAPGNGASGLFQILRDGRPRTRAELAAQTGLARSTIASRIDGLLALGLIAPVGEAISTGGRPSSRFAFNPRARVVLAADLGATHATIGISDLSGTIQARHSDPIDITDGPDRVLGWLVEAGLDLLHEAGHDEGDLAAIGIGLPGPVEHTSGRPTNPPIMPGWDGVDVPARVRDRIDVPVLVDNDVNLMALGEVAYAWPGVQHFLFVKVATGIGSGVISSGVLQRGAQGIAGDIGHVQVPHGADTPCRCGNRGCLEAVASGPAIAESLRRAGIDSPNGADVIARVRAGDVEAIQAVRQAGRDIGEVLAACVSLINPSVIAIGGSMAQAGEHLIAGVREVVYARSMPLATEHLSIVQSRAAVDAGLIGAGVLAIEHVLSPERIDALAVSEVVGF; encoded by the coding sequence ATGAGTGGAGTGTTCGGCGGCCCGAGTGCCGCTTCGGCGCCGGGGAACGGTGCGAGCGGACTCTTCCAGATCCTTCGCGACGGCCGGCCGCGCACCCGGGCCGAGCTGGCCGCCCAGACCGGGCTCGCCCGATCCACGATCGCCTCCCGCATCGACGGATTGCTCGCCCTCGGCCTCATCGCCCCGGTGGGCGAGGCCATCTCCACGGGAGGTCGCCCGTCGTCGCGTTTCGCGTTCAACCCGCGGGCGCGTGTCGTGCTCGCCGCCGATCTCGGCGCAACCCACGCGACCATCGGCATCAGCGACCTCAGCGGAACCATTCAGGCCCGCCACAGTGATCCGATCGACATCACCGACGGCCCCGACCGCGTGCTCGGCTGGCTGGTGGAGGCAGGGCTGGATTTGCTGCACGAGGCCGGCCACGACGAGGGCGACCTGGCCGCGATCGGGATCGGCCTGCCCGGCCCGGTCGAACACACCTCGGGCCGACCGACCAACCCTCCGATCATGCCCGGATGGGACGGCGTCGACGTGCCGGCCCGCGTGCGCGACCGCATCGACGTGCCCGTGCTGGTCGACAACGATGTCAACCTGATGGCGCTCGGGGAGGTCGCCTACGCTTGGCCGGGGGTGCAGCACTTCCTCTTCGTGAAGGTCGCGACCGGCATCGGATCGGGCGTGATCTCGAGCGGCGTGCTGCAGCGGGGCGCACAGGGAATCGCGGGCGACATCGGGCACGTGCAGGTTCCGCACGGCGCCGACACGCCGTGCCGCTGCGGAAACCGCGGATGCCTGGAAGCCGTCGCCTCCGGACCTGCGATCGCCGAGTCCCTGCGCCGAGCGGGCATCGACAGCCCGAACGGCGCCGACGTGATCGCTCGGGTGCGGGCGGGCGACGTGGAGGCCATCCAAGCCGTGCGCCAAGCAGGCCGCGACATCGGCGAGGTGCTCGCTGCGTGCGTCAGTCTCATCAACCCCTCGGTCATCGCGATCGGCGGGTCGATGGCGCAGGCCGGCGAACATCTGATCGCGGGCGTGCGCGAGGTCGTCTATGCGCGGTCGATGCCTTTGGCCACCGAACACCTCTCGATCGTGCAGTCGCGGGCGGCGGTGGATGCTGGACTGATCGGAGCCGGCGTGCTCGCGATCGAGCACGTGCTCTCGCCCGAACGGATCGACGCGCTGGCCGTCTCGGAGGTCGTCGGGTTCTGA
- a CDS encoding alpha/beta fold hydrolase: protein MTRARNVVLVHGAYADGSSWADVIPLLQEAGLRVTAVQNPLTSLADDVAATRRALALQEGATVLAGHSWAGTVISEAGTDERVSALVYVAARAPDAGEDYAALAGRFPTPPASAGLVHSNGFAQLSEEAFLADFANGIGAERARTLYAVQGPVADTLFASRTTAAAWRSRPTYYSVSTRDRTTSPELERFLADRMKAETIELDSGHLAMISHSHDVARLILAAAEH from the coding sequence ATGACCCGCGCTCGCAACGTCGTGCTGGTGCACGGTGCGTATGCCGACGGTTCGTCGTGGGCCGACGTCATCCCCCTTCTGCAGGAGGCCGGCCTGCGGGTGACGGCCGTGCAGAATCCACTGACCTCGCTCGCCGACGACGTGGCGGCGACACGACGCGCGCTCGCGCTGCAGGAGGGTGCGACCGTCTTGGCGGGCCACTCCTGGGCGGGCACGGTGATCAGCGAAGCCGGCACCGACGAGCGCGTCTCGGCCCTGGTCTACGTCGCCGCACGGGCACCGGATGCCGGCGAGGACTACGCGGCGCTGGCCGGCCGGTTTCCGACACCGCCCGCCTCGGCAGGGCTCGTTCACTCGAATGGCTTCGCGCAACTCTCCGAAGAAGCCTTCCTCGCCGATTTCGCGAACGGCATCGGAGCTGAGCGCGCCCGCACGCTCTACGCCGTGCAGGGGCCTGTGGCCGACACGCTGTTCGCCTCCCGCACGACGGCAGCGGCGTGGCGCTCGCGCCCCACGTACTACTCCGTCTCCACGCGCGACCGCACGACGTCGCCCGAGCTGGAACGCTTCCTGGCCGACCGGATGAAGGCTGAGACCATCGAACTCGACAGCGGCCACCTGGCGATGATCAGCCACTCGCACGACGTGGCCCGATTGATTCTCGCAGCAGCAGAGCACTGA
- the rsfS gene encoding ribosome silencing factor: MTASINSIELAQLAASAADSKQAENLVALDVSGPLPLADVFLLASGRNERNVVAIAEEITDRLAEAGSKVIRREGWSEGRWILLDFGDLVVHVFHEEDRMYYSLERLWKDCPVVPLQVTAADA, translated from the coding sequence GTGACTGCTTCAATCAACTCGATCGAACTCGCTCAGCTCGCCGCTTCGGCGGCCGACTCCAAGCAGGCCGAGAATCTCGTCGCCCTCGACGTCTCCGGACCGCTTCCGCTCGCTGACGTCTTCCTGCTCGCATCCGGCCGCAACGAGCGCAACGTCGTCGCCATCGCCGAAGAGATCACCGACCGCCTGGCCGAAGCCGGCAGCAAGGTCATCCGGCGGGAAGGCTGGTCGGAGGGGCGCTGGATCCTGCTCGACTTCGGCGACCTCGTCGTGCATGTCTTCCACGAAGAAGACCGCATGTACTACTCGCTCGAGCGGCTCTGGAAAGACTGCCCCGTCGTTCCGCTGCAGGTGACGGCGGCGGATGCGTAA
- the nadD gene encoding nicotinate-nucleotide adenylyltransferase, giving the protein MTIDSRRADAGSAQHQRRRRIGVMGGTFDPIHHGHLVAASEVATSFDLDEVVFVPTGRPWHKSPVTPAEHRYLMTVIATASNPRFTVSRVDIDRGGVTYTIDTLRDLQASHPDADLFFISGADAIAQILNWKDVDELWELAHFVAVSRPGHTFAISSLPRQDVSYLEVPALAISSTDCRGRVGRGFPVWYLVPDGVVQYITKHHLYRSVE; this is encoded by the coding sequence ATGACGATCGATTCGCGCCGTGCGGACGCTGGCTCGGCCCAGCATCAACGGCGGCGCCGCATCGGCGTGATGGGTGGCACCTTCGACCCGATCCACCACGGTCACCTCGTGGCCGCCAGCGAGGTCGCGACCTCCTTCGACCTCGACGAGGTCGTGTTCGTGCCCACCGGCCGGCCGTGGCACAAGTCGCCGGTCACACCGGCCGAACACCGCTACCTGATGACCGTCATCGCGACGGCATCCAATCCGCGGTTCACCGTGAGCCGAGTCGACATCGACCGCGGCGGCGTCACCTACACCATCGACACGCTGCGCGATCTGCAGGCCTCGCATCCGGATGCCGACCTCTTCTTCATCTCGGGGGCCGACGCGATCGCGCAGATCCTCAACTGGAAAGACGTCGACGAGCTCTGGGAACTCGCTCATTTCGTAGCAGTCTCCCGGCCCGGTCACACCTTCGCCATTTCGTCTTTACCGCGCCAGGACGTAAGCTATTTGGAAGTTCCGGCGCTTGCGATATCGTCCACTGACTGTCGCGGCCGGGTCGGCCGGGGTTTTCCGGTGTGGTACTTGGTACCCGACGGTGTCGTTCAGTACATCACCAAGCACCATCTATATCGGAGTGTTGAATGA
- a CDS encoding glutamate-5-semialdehyde dehydrogenase, which produces MPEVTVLETAAASGFDEKLAAARSASLVLATANTDLKNQALEAIAAAIESGAGQVVPANDLDLANGRENGLSTALQDRLRLDEVRLASLAAAVRELIALVDPVGETVRGRNLPNGVRIDEVRVPFGVVGAIYEARPNVTVDIAALAIKSGNAVVLRGGSAAENTNRVLVGLIQGALESVGLPGASVQTIDEFGRDGAKRLMQARGAVDVLIPRGSAQLIDTVVTESKVPVIETGAGVVHVFLDASANEQWAVDIVHNAKVQRPSVCNALETLLVHEDAAERLLGPVLTRLTASGVVIHADEATRALFPDAVPATEEDWQTEYMSLDLAVRVVRDVDEAMEHIRRYSTHHTESIITNDLGNAERFLNEVDSAVVMVNASTRFTDGGEFGFGAEVGISTQKLHARGPMGLPELTSTKWLVRGSGQFRR; this is translated from the coding sequence ATGCCTGAGGTTACCGTTCTGGAGACTGCCGCCGCGTCGGGTTTCGACGAGAAGCTGGCCGCGGCCCGCAGCGCATCGCTCGTGCTGGCGACCGCGAACACCGACCTGAAGAACCAGGCCCTGGAGGCCATCGCGGCGGCGATCGAGTCCGGTGCTGGGCAGGTCGTGCCGGCCAACGACCTCGACCTCGCCAACGGGCGGGAGAACGGCCTCTCCACAGCCCTGCAGGATCGTCTGCGGCTCGACGAGGTGCGACTGGCCTCACTCGCCGCTGCCGTGCGGGAGCTCATCGCCCTGGTCGATCCGGTCGGCGAGACCGTGCGGGGCCGCAACCTTCCGAACGGTGTGCGCATCGACGAGGTGCGGGTGCCGTTCGGCGTCGTGGGAGCCATCTACGAGGCGCGCCCGAACGTCACCGTCGACATCGCGGCCCTCGCGATCAAGAGCGGCAACGCCGTGGTGCTGCGCGGCGGATCGGCGGCCGAGAACACGAACCGCGTGCTGGTTGGCCTCATCCAGGGCGCGCTGGAGTCGGTGGGCCTGCCCGGCGCGTCCGTTCAGACCATCGACGAATTCGGGCGCGACGGAGCGAAGCGGTTGATGCAGGCGCGCGGGGCGGTCGACGTGCTGATCCCGCGGGGGAGCGCGCAGCTGATCGACACCGTCGTCACCGAGTCGAAGGTGCCCGTGATCGAGACCGGCGCCGGCGTCGTGCACGTCTTCCTCGACGCCTCGGCGAACGAGCAGTGGGCGGTCGACATCGTGCACAACGCCAAGGTGCAACGACCGAGTGTCTGCAATGCGCTCGAGACGCTGCTGGTGCACGAGGATGCCGCGGAACGACTGCTCGGGCCGGTGCTCACCCGACTCACCGCGTCGGGCGTCGTCATCCACGCCGACGAGGCGACGAGGGCGCTGTTCCCGGATGCGGTGCCCGCGACCGAGGAGGACTGGCAGACCGAGTACATGAGCCTCGACCTGGCCGTGCGCGTGGTGCGCGACGTCGATGAGGCGATGGAGCACATCCGCCGCTACTCGACGCATCACACGGAGTCGATCATCACGAACGACCTGGGCAACGCCGAACGGTTCCTCAACGAGGTCGACTCGGCGGTCGTCATGGTGAACGCTTCGACCCGGTTCACCGACGGCGGGGAGTTCGGCTTCGGCGCCGAGGTCGGAATCTCGACCCAGAAGCTGCATGCCCGTGGCCCGATGGGGCTGCCGGAGCTCACCAGCACCAAGTGGCTGGTGCGGGGTTCGGGGCAATTCCGCAGATAG
- a CDS encoding EamA family transporter: MIVVVLLSVASSLFYGTSDFLGGLAARRLAVLPATLVNYLFGTAVIAVALAFGGWSWSVEATVSGSAAALFAVVGFITFYAAMAIGPMSLLSPVVALIQALVPVAAALVTGQGLSPLGWGAVALAVVATILISQQHVDAAVRVTMPGAVLAVAAGILLGASVVALDASPADSGLLPAFLEMAGGVVVLAALIGVLRLLRREIPWFAAQPEAEPAAGVRQLHLSRRAAWLAAVAAGVLLGGANAFLMSALHLGNLAVVSVLSSLYPLATVLLAAIVLRERVSRVQIVGIGLAILAAVLLSVS, from the coding sequence GTGATCGTCGTCGTTCTGCTCAGCGTGGCATCGAGCCTGTTCTACGGCACCTCCGACTTCCTCGGCGGGCTCGCCGCCCGGCGCCTCGCGGTGCTGCCGGCGACACTCGTGAACTATCTCTTCGGCACGGCCGTGATCGCCGTCGCTCTCGCCTTCGGCGGCTGGTCGTGGAGCGTCGAGGCGACGGTCTCGGGCTCGGCTGCCGCCCTGTTCGCCGTGGTCGGGTTCATCACCTTCTACGCGGCGATGGCGATCGGGCCGATGAGCCTGCTCTCGCCCGTGGTCGCGCTCATCCAGGCCCTCGTGCCGGTCGCGGCAGCGCTCGTCACCGGGCAGGGTCTGAGCCCCCTCGGCTGGGGCGCGGTCGCACTGGCCGTCGTGGCCACCATCCTCATCTCCCAGCAGCACGTGGATGCCGCGGTGCGGGTGACGATGCCCGGCGCCGTGCTCGCGGTGGCCGCGGGAATCCTGCTCGGCGCATCCGTCGTCGCGCTCGACGCCTCGCCGGCCGACTCGGGCCTGCTGCCAGCATTCCTCGAGATGGCGGGCGGGGTCGTCGTGCTGGCGGCCCTGATCGGGGTGCTGCGACTCCTCCGGCGGGAGATCCCGTGGTTCGCGGCACAGCCCGAAGCCGAGCCGGCGGCCGGTGTGCGGCAGCTGCACCTGTCCCGCCGGGCCGCGTGGCTCGCCGCCGTGGCCGCGGGCGTGCTGCTCGGTGGCGCGAACGCCTTCTTGATGAGCGCGCTGCACCTCGGCAACCTCGCGGTGGTCTCGGTGCTCTCGAGCCTCTATCCGTTGGCGACGGTGCTGCTGGCCGCGATCGTGCTGCGCGAACGCGTGTCGCGCGTGCAGATCGTGGGCATCGGGCTGGCCATCCTGGCCGCGGTGCTGCTGAGCGTCTCCTGA
- the proB gene encoding glutamate 5-kinase, producing MTRRPVLTRAGIPDARRVVVKVGSSSISGENAGQIEPLVDALAAAHARGTEIILVSSGAIATGMPYLQLDARPHDLATQQAAAAVGQNVLIFRYQHSLDRYGIVAGQVLLTAGDLENPTHRSNAQRAVDRLLGLRILPIVNENDTVATHEIRFGDNDRLAAMVSELVGADALILLSDVDALYTRPPQEPGAVKITEVPIGDDLAGVTFGDVSSSGVGTGGAATKVSAARLAAAGGTAVLVTATPRVAEALEGADLGTFFEPAPL from the coding sequence GTGACCCGTCGCCCGGTGCTCACGCGCGCCGGCATCCCGGATGCCCGTCGCGTGGTCGTGAAGGTCGGCTCGTCGTCGATCAGCGGCGAGAACGCCGGGCAGATCGAGCCTCTGGTCGACGCCCTCGCGGCCGCGCACGCCCGCGGCACCGAGATCATCCTGGTCTCCTCCGGGGCCATCGCCACCGGCATGCCCTACCTGCAGCTCGACGCCCGCCCCCACGACCTCGCCACCCAGCAGGCCGCGGCAGCGGTGGGCCAGAACGTGCTGATCTTCCGCTACCAGCACAGCCTCGACCGCTACGGCATCGTGGCCGGTCAGGTGCTCTTGACGGCCGGTGACCTCGAGAACCCCACGCACCGCTCGAACGCCCAGCGCGCCGTCGACCGACTGCTCGGGCTCCGCATCCTGCCCATCGTCAACGAGAACGACACGGTGGCGACGCACGAGATCCGCTTCGGCGACAACGACCGGCTGGCCGCGATGGTGTCCGAGCTGGTGGGAGCGGATGCGCTCATCCTGCTCTCCGACGTCGACGCGCTCTACACGCGCCCGCCGCAGGAGCCGGGAGCGGTCAAGATCACGGAGGTGCCGATCGGCGACGACCTCGCCGGAGTGACCTTCGGCGACGTCAGCTCGTCGGGAGTGGGCACCGGGGGAGCGGCCACGAAAGTCTCCGCCGCACGCCTCGCGGCCGCCGGAGGCACCGCGGTGCTGGTCACGGCCACCCCGCGCGTCGCCGAGGCTCTCGAAGGCGCCGACCTCGGCACCTTCTTCGAGCCCGCCCCGCTCTGA